From one Leifsonia soli genomic stretch:
- a CDS encoding ferritin-like domain-containing protein, whose translation MSDNDFLSRAANRSGETDADREGLSEMVNAAANGQPGDAAQAAAVSDASILNFALNLEYLEAEFYLRASGDTLPDDMTTGAGTRGEVTGGRPVPFQSPVIRRIAAEIAGDERAHVKFLRDALGNTAVARPSISLDQSFTAAARAAGLIKPGETFDAYANDLNFLFGAFLFEDVGVTAFKGAAPLIANKTYLDAAAGMLATEAYHGGIVRTSLYNEGMINDAVFDAVQKISDVRGAVDGIGDDDQGIGNRESLNLVPTDAEGRTYGRSPEHILNIVYLTPVRATSGGFYPNGLNGALRESGQNS comes from the coding sequence ATGTCTGACAACGATTTTCTGTCCCGGGCTGCCAACCGGAGCGGCGAAACAGACGCCGACCGTGAAGGCCTTTCAGAGATGGTCAATGCTGCAGCCAACGGACAGCCCGGCGACGCCGCGCAGGCAGCCGCGGTCAGTGATGCGAGCATCCTGAACTTCGCGCTGAACTTGGAGTATCTCGAGGCGGAGTTCTACCTTCGAGCGTCCGGGGACACTTTGCCTGACGACATGACCACCGGAGCCGGAACGCGAGGAGAGGTGACCGGCGGGCGGCCGGTTCCTTTCCAGAGCCCGGTGATCCGCAGGATCGCAGCGGAGATCGCCGGCGATGAGCGAGCGCACGTGAAGTTCCTTCGCGACGCACTCGGAAATACAGCGGTGGCTCGGCCGAGCATCTCGTTAGATCAGAGCTTCACCGCGGCCGCTCGCGCCGCTGGTCTGATCAAGCCGGGAGAAACCTTCGACGCATATGCGAACGACCTCAACTTCCTCTTTGGCGCGTTCTTATTCGAAGATGTCGGTGTAACGGCGTTCAAAGGAGCAGCGCCGCTCATCGCGAACAAGACGTACCTCGACGCGGCCGCAGGGATGCTCGCGACAGAGGCCTACCACGGAGGCATTGTTCGCACCTCGCTCTATAACGAAGGCATGATCAACGACGCTGTGTTTGATGCAGTGCAGAAAATCTCCGACGTGCGTGGAGCGGTCGACGGTATCGGCGATGACGATCAGGGCATCGGAAATCGAGAGTCGCTCAACCTCGTCCCAACGGACGCGGAAGGCAGAACGTACGGACGCTCCCCGGAGCACATCCTCAACATCGTCTACCTCACCCCGGTCCGTGCCACTTCCGGCGGGTTCTACCCGAACGGGCTGAACGGGGCACTGCGCGAATCCGGGCAGAACAGCTGA
- the trxB gene encoding thioredoxin-disulfide reductase: protein MRQTIIIGSGPAGFTAAIYAARASLSPLLIASSVEAGGDLVNTTEVENFPGFPTGVLGPDLVQMLQAQAEKFGTEVLFEDVENLDLVGDSKRVTLSNGATHESESIIFATGSAYRKLGIPGEDRLTGHGVSWCATCDGFFFRGKTVGVVGGGDSAMQEAAFLARFADKVYIIHRTDNLRASRIMKDRALSNPKIELLVNKRVKAVRGEEAVTSVDLVNTHDGSPSTLELQGLFIAIGADPRTHLVHGKLDFNSDGTVAVDGRSSRTSLAGVFVAGDVLDATYRQAITAAGSGAVAALDAERYLAAR, encoded by the coding sequence ATGCGACAGACGATCATCATTGGATCCGGCCCTGCCGGCTTCACCGCAGCGATATACGCGGCCCGCGCCAGCCTGAGCCCTCTGCTCATCGCCAGCAGCGTAGAAGCAGGCGGCGACCTGGTGAACACGACGGAAGTGGAAAACTTTCCCGGGTTTCCTACAGGGGTGCTAGGCCCAGACCTAGTGCAGATGCTCCAAGCGCAGGCGGAGAAATTTGGAACCGAAGTGCTCTTCGAGGACGTTGAGAACCTCGACCTTGTCGGCGACAGCAAACGTGTGACGTTGAGCAACGGCGCTACACACGAAAGCGAGTCGATCATCTTTGCGACCGGTTCCGCCTACAGAAAACTAGGCATCCCTGGAGAGGATCGGCTCACTGGGCATGGGGTGTCCTGGTGCGCCACCTGCGACGGCTTCTTCTTCCGCGGCAAGACCGTCGGCGTTGTAGGCGGCGGTGATTCGGCGATGCAGGAGGCAGCGTTCCTCGCCCGGTTCGCGGACAAGGTGTACATCATCCACCGCACCGATAATCTGCGCGCCTCCCGCATCATGAAGGATCGGGCGCTTAGCAATCCAAAGATTGAATTGCTGGTCAACAAGCGCGTCAAGGCCGTGCGCGGCGAAGAAGCGGTGACATCCGTTGATCTCGTGAACACGCACGATGGGTCGCCCAGCACCTTGGAGCTTCAGGGCCTTTTCATCGCTATCGGTGCTGATCCGCGCACTCATCTGGTCCACGGGAAGCTCGACTTCAACTCCGATGGAACCGTCGCCGTCGACGGCCGGAGTTCTCGCACAAGCCTCGCCGGGGTGTTCGTCGCCGGAGATGTGCTCGACGCGACTTACCGGCAGGCGATCACCGCAGCCGGGTCCGGGGCGGTCGCCGCTCTTGATGCCGAGCGATACCTCGCTGCTCGCTGA
- the tal gene encoding transaldolase: protein MNRFDKSPGGSVNSGGDRSCATAALSKAGVSIWLDDLSRDALVSGELRKLIDCYDVVGVTTNPTIFSSAVEGTDAYNEQLKKLAQSGASVPDAVDALVTADIIDTAKLLYPTFQQTGSVDGRVSVEVEPAIAFQAKETLERATHLWKTIDQPNLMVKIPATAEGIDAIAEATAAGISVNVTLLFNIDVYRLVIRAYLSGLERALLAGRNISDIFSVASFFVSRVDTEVDTRLGDLDTPDALELRGTVGVANARLAYRVFQEEFARGRAERLLARGANIQRPLWASTGVKNPELADTYYVNELIAPDTVITMPPGTLRAFADHGRLSSDTITDRYGDAVDTFERLKAVGVSYEKVTDKLLAEGVEKFESSWRKLNKTVAEALRSSR, encoded by the coding sequence ATGAACCGATTCGACAAGTCTCCCGGCGGTTCCGTCAACAGCGGCGGCGACCGCTCCTGTGCCACTGCCGCGCTCAGCAAAGCTGGCGTATCAATCTGGCTTGACGATCTGTCGCGCGACGCGTTGGTGTCCGGGGAGTTGCGGAAGCTGATCGACTGCTACGACGTGGTCGGTGTCACGACGAACCCGACGATCTTCTCTTCTGCGGTCGAAGGAACCGATGCCTACAACGAGCAGCTTAAGAAGCTCGCGCAGTCAGGCGCGTCGGTACCGGACGCAGTCGACGCATTGGTCACGGCCGACATCATCGACACCGCCAAACTGTTGTATCCGACATTCCAGCAGACCGGAAGTGTAGACGGACGTGTGTCCGTTGAAGTGGAGCCCGCCATCGCATTCCAGGCGAAAGAGACATTGGAACGCGCTACCCATCTTTGGAAGACGATCGATCAACCAAATCTGATGGTGAAGATCCCCGCGACGGCGGAAGGTATCGACGCGATCGCGGAAGCCACCGCGGCCGGGATCAGCGTGAACGTAACTCTCCTGTTCAACATCGACGTTTATCGGCTGGTCATCCGCGCGTACCTTTCAGGGCTTGAGCGAGCCCTTCTGGCCGGGCGGAACATCAGCGACATCTTTTCCGTCGCGTCGTTCTTCGTCTCCCGAGTCGATACGGAAGTCGACACCCGGCTCGGCGATCTGGACACTCCGGACGCATTGGAACTACGCGGCACGGTCGGCGTCGCAAACGCCCGGTTGGCTTACCGGGTCTTCCAGGAGGAGTTCGCCCGTGGGCGTGCCGAGCGGCTGCTGGCACGAGGCGCAAACATCCAACGACCGCTCTGGGCGTCCACAGGCGTAAAGAACCCTGAGCTCGCGGACACCTATTACGTGAACGAACTCATCGCTCCAGACACCGTCATCACGATGCCTCCAGGCACACTCAGGGCTTTCGCGGATCACGGGCGCCTGAGCAGTGACACCATCACCGACCGTTACGGCGACGCCGTTGACACTTTCGAACGCCTAAAGGCAGTCGGCGTCTCGTACGAGAAAGTAACCGACAAGCTCCTTGCGGAGGGCGTCGAGAAGTTCGAGAGCTCTTGGCGGAAGTTGAACAAGACGGTCGCTGAGGCGCTCAGGAGCTCGCGATGA
- a CDS encoding NADP-dependent oxidoreductase produces MKALTASDRESGIAGLALQERPYPHAAENDVIVRVHAAGFTTGELKWPGTWTDRAGHDRTPTIPGHEVAGVVVELGYGTTGLTLGQRVFGIADWTRDGSLAEYVAVETRNLAPLPADIDFVTAASLPISGLTALQGLFVHGNLAPGQTVLVTGAAGGVGSVVCQLAREAGAFVIGAGREQHKARILEAGADRFLNLEDPSGEDDEVDLLFDVLDGPICARLAERIRPGGMLVSIAMPPYVSRADIEVRFFVVETDRQQLTDLITRARSGRLRTFIGDVIPLGQAAAAFAKGSATPGKIVVKVAAD; encoded by the coding sequence ATGAAAGCCCTAACCGCATCTGACCGCGAATCCGGAATCGCAGGACTGGCCCTGCAGGAGCGGCCCTACCCGCACGCCGCAGAAAACGACGTCATCGTCCGCGTGCACGCCGCCGGATTCACAACCGGCGAATTGAAATGGCCCGGCACATGGACAGATAGAGCAGGCCACGACCGGACCCCCACCATCCCCGGTCACGAGGTCGCTGGTGTGGTGGTCGAGCTCGGATACGGGACCACAGGCCTCACGCTGGGCCAACGGGTATTCGGCATTGCCGACTGGACACGGGACGGCAGCCTTGCCGAATACGTTGCGGTAGAGACCCGGAATCTGGCCCCGCTGCCAGCGGACATCGATTTTGTCACCGCCGCCAGCCTGCCCATTTCGGGACTCACCGCATTGCAGGGCCTGTTCGTTCACGGAAATCTAGCCCCCGGGCAGACGGTGCTCGTGACCGGCGCTGCCGGCGGAGTGGGATCAGTCGTATGCCAGCTCGCGCGCGAAGCAGGAGCGTTTGTGATCGGAGCTGGCCGGGAGCAGCACAAGGCTCGAATTCTGGAAGCAGGAGCCGACCGCTTCCTCAACCTCGAAGACCCGTCAGGAGAAGACGACGAGGTCGATCTTCTATTCGACGTTCTTGACGGCCCGATCTGCGCGCGTCTGGCAGAACGGATCCGCCCTGGCGGCATGCTGGTATCCATCGCGATGCCCCCGTATGTGTCCCGGGCAGACATCGAGGTCCGCTTCTTTGTGGTCGAGACAGATCGGCAGCAGCTCACTGATCTCATCACGCGGGCTCGAAGTGGTCGCCTCCGAACCTTCATCGGCGACGTCATCCCGCTGGGACAAGCTGCTGCGGCGTTCGCTAAGGGTTCCGCTACGCCGGGAAAGATCGTCGTGAAAGTCGCCGCAGACTAA
- a CDS encoding dihydrolipoyl dehydrogenase family protein gives MDTTTSLTADVIVLGFGKGGKTAAHALSNAGKRIILIEQSEDMYGGTCPNVGCIPTKMLVHYSNSRRLEDAAQEFFANSIEGVRKLTSAGRAANFKALDSKDLATVITGKARFIDPHTVAVGEGKDTITVTGSTILINTGSEPIVPRIDGIDDSEHLVSSSDLTRLQKLPENLVIIGGGYLGLEFASIYRHFGSEVTVLEAADRLLPKEDEDVASVAAEILAGDGITLIPGSFATSIEDVDGGTIVTYMKDGVSHTVRGDAVLPATGRKPATDGLNLEAAGVAVTPRGAVVVDEHLRTAQPHIFALGDVNGGPQFTYISLDDARIVIDQLLGDGKRSVKDRVAVPKTVFITPPLATVGLTEREARARGLNIKVARENVANIVALRRTYTVEETRGVMKFILDADTDQILGAAILSIDAQEVINMISLAMQQGVTATALTNGIYTHPSTTEAFNEIFTKIVS, from the coding sequence ATGGACACCACCACATCTCTCACAGCCGATGTCATCGTCCTCGGCTTCGGCAAGGGAGGGAAGACCGCTGCGCACGCGCTTTCGAACGCTGGGAAGCGGATCATCCTCATCGAGCAGTCTGAGGACATGTACGGCGGCACCTGCCCCAATGTCGGTTGCATACCGACCAAAATGCTTGTGCACTATTCAAACTCGCGGCGTCTGGAAGACGCGGCGCAGGAGTTCTTCGCTAACTCCATTGAGGGTGTGCGGAAGCTCACTTCGGCTGGCCGGGCCGCGAACTTCAAGGCCCTCGACAGCAAGGACCTGGCGACTGTCATCACCGGGAAGGCCCGTTTCATCGACCCGCATACCGTCGCCGTCGGAGAAGGCAAGGACACGATCACCGTCACTGGTTCGACGATCCTGATCAATACCGGCTCCGAGCCGATCGTCCCGCGCATTGACGGCATCGATGACAGCGAGCACCTCGTCAGCAGCAGTGACCTGACCCGGCTGCAGAAGCTCCCTGAGAATCTAGTGATCATCGGCGGCGGCTACCTGGGGTTGGAATTCGCGTCGATCTACCGGCACTTCGGCTCTGAGGTGACCGTCCTCGAGGCGGCAGATCGGCTGCTGCCGAAGGAGGATGAGGACGTCGCTTCGGTCGCCGCTGAGATCCTCGCCGGCGACGGCATCACCCTCATCCCTGGTTCGTTCGCGACCAGCATCGAAGATGTGGACGGTGGAACGATCGTCACCTACATGAAGGACGGGGTCTCGCACACCGTCCGAGGAGACGCTGTGCTGCCGGCGACCGGCCGCAAACCTGCAACGGATGGGCTGAACCTTGAGGCGGCCGGGGTGGCGGTGACACCGCGAGGGGCTGTCGTGGTTGATGAGCACCTGCGCACCGCTCAGCCGCACATCTTCGCGCTTGGTGATGTGAACGGCGGGCCACAGTTCACCTACATCTCGCTGGACGACGCACGCATCGTCATCGACCAGCTGCTCGGTGACGGGAAGCGGAGCGTTAAGGACCGCGTTGCGGTACCCAAGACGGTGTTCATCACGCCTCCGCTGGCGACCGTCGGCCTCACCGAGCGCGAGGCCCGCGCTCGGGGCCTGAACATCAAGGTTGCGCGCGAGAACGTGGCGAACATTGTCGCGTTGCGTCGCACGTACACGGTTGAGGAGACCCGCGGGGTGATGAAGTTCATCCTTGACGCGGACACCGATCAGATTCTCGGTGCGGCGATTCTGAGTATCGACGCGCAAGAGGTGATCAACATGATTTCACTGGCGATGCAGCAGGGCGTGACTGCCACCGCGTTGACCAACGGGATCTACACGCACCCCAGCACGACCGAGGCGTTCAACGAAATCTTCACAAAGATCGTGTCCTGA
- a CDS encoding AraC family transcriptional regulator, with protein sequence MDEISQLLRIARLEARLDTRCLLGGSTSMEPGPRAPREIPFHVLLEGECDLEVGGKLHHMTAGDVVIITTGARHRILTAGTGPTRSITIRAGSTFSIKTSDDNSEPVIDLFCGHYTVGAGAGAILFRSLPAPTHVSLFNDERGRATLKGLSNLMRAEAEHDGMGSAAIMSAFCTVLIALVLRTATAADNTHGRLWTAVADPRISTIIQAILARPGARWSLEQLAAQSSMSRATFIRRFQAATGMTFGQFLTRARLMIAADLLDNSDRNVADIAAEVGYQSESAFTRAFRAGTGQTPSQFRRSKHDIGATTPADRKLPVATA encoded by the coding sequence ATGGACGAAATCAGCCAGCTGCTACGAATTGCCCGGTTAGAAGCACGCCTGGACACGCGATGCCTTCTCGGCGGGTCCACCAGCATGGAGCCAGGCCCGCGCGCGCCTCGGGAAATCCCGTTCCATGTCTTGCTTGAAGGGGAGTGCGACCTCGAGGTCGGCGGAAAACTGCATCACATGACCGCCGGCGACGTCGTCATCATCACCACCGGAGCCAGACACCGGATTCTCACCGCCGGAACTGGGCCCACCCGCTCGATTACCATACGAGCCGGCTCGACATTTTCCATCAAAACAAGCGACGACAACAGCGAGCCGGTGATCGACCTCTTCTGCGGCCACTACACCGTCGGTGCAGGCGCTGGTGCGATCCTATTCCGGTCTCTGCCCGCGCCAACGCACGTCTCGCTGTTCAACGATGAGCGCGGCCGCGCAACCCTGAAAGGGCTGAGCAACTTGATGCGCGCCGAGGCCGAGCATGACGGGATGGGTTCCGCAGCCATCATGTCAGCGTTCTGCACCGTGCTCATCGCGCTCGTCCTTCGCACCGCGACCGCAGCCGACAACACCCACGGACGCCTGTGGACCGCTGTCGCAGACCCACGGATCAGCACCATCATCCAAGCCATCCTCGCCCGGCCCGGCGCCCGCTGGTCACTAGAACAGCTGGCCGCGCAATCCTCCATGTCGCGAGCAACCTTCATCCGCAGATTTCAAGCAGCGACCGGGATGACGTTCGGGCAGTTCCTCACACGAGCGCGCTTGATGATCGCAGCTGACCTGCTCGACAACAGCGACCGGAACGTTGCAGACATTGCCGCGGAGGTGGGCTACCAATCCGAGTCCGCGTTCACCCGCGCGTTCCGTGCTGGAACGGGCCAAACACCGTCGCAGTTCAGACGTTCCAAGCACGACATCGGGGCAACTACGCCAGCCGACCGAAAACTACCGGTCGCCACCGCCTGA
- a CDS encoding NADP-dependent oxidoreductase codes for MIGIGAQTVDGTVEVLDLPTPRQPEAGEILLETISAGIGPWDALLHITNGWDVQLKPPAALGVEGVGRVTAVGPEVDNFKVGDVVIVHDTPLPGGSGFWAQQVLVHASSAALLPPGLSPIDAAALPVAALTASQSLKELEVGKGTRLLVVGSGPTGLMAIRLGVLAGAEVVAAAAPRHNDLLRKLGAVDVIDSHAENFAQTTDRRFDAVLIAADGTSVEAMKLIDDGGRLTSLTSDAPEPTRGIATNNLYIVPDGHDLERIAKLAADGELPLDVTTITPDDAPATEELVANGRSKGAKFVIDFAPQGNAAA; via the coding sequence ATGATCGGGATCGGAGCCCAGACCGTTGACGGGACTGTCGAGGTCCTCGACCTGCCCACCCCTCGCCAGCCAGAAGCCGGCGAGATCCTGCTCGAGACCATCAGTGCAGGAATCGGGCCGTGGGACGCTCTCCTGCACATCACCAACGGCTGGGATGTCCAGCTGAAGCCGCCGGCGGCACTCGGTGTCGAAGGCGTCGGACGCGTCACCGCCGTCGGCCCGGAAGTCGACAACTTCAAGGTCGGCGACGTCGTCATCGTCCACGACACCCCGCTTCCCGGAGGTAGCGGATTCTGGGCGCAGCAGGTACTCGTGCACGCGTCCAGCGCCGCGCTGCTCCCGCCGGGACTCAGCCCCATCGACGCGGCAGCGCTCCCCGTCGCTGCACTCACCGCAAGCCAGTCGCTCAAGGAACTGGAGGTCGGCAAGGGCACCCGCCTTCTCGTCGTCGGTTCCGGACCCACCGGCCTGATGGCGATTCGCCTCGGCGTGCTCGCCGGTGCTGAAGTGGTCGCCGCGGCAGCTCCCCGGCACAACGACCTGCTCCGCAAGCTCGGAGCGGTCGACGTCATCGACTCGCATGCCGAGAACTTCGCGCAGACGACCGACCGTCGGTTCGACGCAGTCCTCATCGCCGCTGATGGCACCTCCGTTGAGGCCATGAAGCTGATCGACGACGGCGGCCGTCTGACCTCCCTCACCTCCGACGCGCCGGAGCCCACCCGTGGAATCGCCACCAACAACCTGTATATCGTGCCGGACGGTCACGACCTCGAGCGGATCGCGAAGCTCGCCGCCGACGGTGAACTGCCGCTCGACGTGACGACGATCACCCCGGACGACGCCCCGGCCACGGAGGAACTCGTCGCCAACGGGCGCTCGAAGGGTGCGAAGTTCGTCATCGACTTCGCCCCGCAGGGGAACGCCGCCGCCTAA
- a CDS encoding AvrD family protein: MLMKDAFEVVLGPAEERYFGVGYRRASAQLEDVSVAFPEHAVTVVRATATLRQWERVGASRVAHLGTVDAISIAGTVSSVAMIAAGLSPIGGEGELLSVAVRAGTVPESGMGGIPVEALLAVEDCTDDGLCHVGCRVGMLRVDVVMRAREAHRSRPFASGPVDVETVLGKASGRYFADGFRGFALFATSLDVGLAGGSCDFEIAPADARPGVIECLALTSQLAQAVLYGVAGVPRDRTGNLWMRRCIFSSVPDDVADHQARLTVSKFSRFQRAGVDQVSAVVRISAFPGWRGEASLAFQVHG, from the coding sequence ATGCTCATGAAGGACGCGTTCGAGGTGGTGTTGGGCCCTGCGGAGGAGCGGTATTTCGGTGTCGGGTACAGGCGTGCGTCCGCTCAGCTTGAGGATGTGTCGGTCGCGTTTCCAGAGCACGCGGTAACCGTGGTCCGCGCAACGGCGACTTTGCGCCAGTGGGAACGTGTGGGCGCATCCCGGGTCGCTCACCTGGGGACGGTGGACGCGATCTCTATCGCTGGCACGGTGTCGTCGGTTGCGATGATCGCCGCTGGTTTGTCTCCGATTGGTGGCGAGGGCGAACTGCTGTCGGTCGCGGTTCGTGCAGGTACCGTTCCCGAGTCGGGGATGGGTGGTATTCCTGTTGAGGCGCTGCTCGCGGTCGAGGACTGCACCGATGACGGGTTGTGCCATGTCGGCTGCAGAGTCGGGATGTTGCGCGTCGACGTGGTCATGCGCGCCCGTGAGGCACATCGGTCGCGGCCGTTTGCTTCTGGCCCGGTGGATGTTGAGACGGTGTTGGGGAAGGCTTCCGGCCGTTACTTCGCGGACGGTTTTCGTGGGTTTGCGCTGTTCGCGACGTCGTTGGACGTGGGCCTGGCCGGAGGGTCATGCGATTTCGAGATTGCGCCGGCGGACGCCCGCCCTGGCGTCATCGAATGTCTGGCCCTGACGTCTCAGCTTGCGCAGGCCGTGCTGTACGGCGTAGCTGGTGTGCCTCGTGATCGGACCGGGAATTTGTGGATGCGTCGCTGTATTTTCTCGTCCGTACCTGATGATGTGGCGGATCACCAGGCGCGACTGACGGTTTCAAAGTTCAGCAGGTTTCAACGCGCCGGTGTAGATCAGGTGAGCGCGGTCGTGCGGATTTCAGCTTTCCCGGGTTGGCGTGGGGAAGCGTCTCTGGCTTTTCAGGTGCACGGGTGA
- a CDS encoding TetR/AcrR family transcriptional regulator, with protein sequence MPKQERAERTRLAILDAAAAEFDAYGYEGARLDRIIERTDATKGAVYFHFPSKLDIAKALVEQKYTNWPVIVAEVTGTGLRGIAAAEEITQRVGRVFATDVRVRAAMKLSQSVLPPPADDNPYDKWVELIAVFLVQEIGEGSEAEATEIATVAVHSFFGSYMIAHELGRLRTLKEDIARMWKVLAASVKERQAASSSTQ encoded by the coding sequence ATGCCAAAACAAGAACGAGCTGAGCGCACTCGGCTTGCCATTCTTGACGCTGCCGCAGCTGAATTTGACGCATACGGGTACGAAGGGGCGCGCCTCGACCGCATCATCGAACGGACCGACGCAACCAAAGGCGCCGTGTACTTCCACTTCCCCTCAAAACTCGACATCGCCAAAGCGCTCGTCGAACAGAAGTACACCAACTGGCCGGTCATCGTCGCCGAAGTCACCGGCACCGGGCTCCGAGGCATAGCCGCAGCCGAAGAAATCACACAGCGCGTCGGGCGGGTGTTCGCCACAGACGTGCGAGTCCGAGCCGCGATGAAACTAAGCCAAAGCGTGCTACCGCCGCCAGCAGACGACAACCCGTACGACAAATGGGTGGAACTCATCGCTGTGTTCCTAGTTCAGGAGATCGGAGAGGGCTCCGAAGCCGAAGCCACCGAGATAGCGACCGTCGCAGTGCACTCCTTCTTCGGGTCATACATGATCGCGCACGAACTCGGACGACTGCGCACCCTCAAAGAGGACATCGCCCGCATGTGGAAGGTTCTCGCCGCCTCCGTAAAGGAACGCCAAGCCGCTTCATCGAGCACCCAATAA
- a CDS encoding Kiwa anti-phage protein KwaB-like domain-containing protein: MPITIPDPTTPMTLVVTWTTGANVHGRRLMIGGDVAEGLRGFAAQAAATAELEGGRTYDPDESQDDTPYFVADHEEAWDVALLDTIRHGDGLPEANGDDLKRAFTCYALVVGDSEAPTLYIRKANPVALARKPLIAGLVDNTIKKITSPLFSFDSKFDVIVTPEQIYAIDKSNFERLFKETEAVLARAGEWVDALIGDLPITGSSRDTLIDIARRNSFHRKKIQSIGRRAYMQKLTPALLRTKMQDHGLDADTLMPNGELDFAEANVRDLLRLLNEDLFRGDFSDEQFAASSKQLARS; encoded by the coding sequence ATGCCGATCACCATCCCCGATCCGACAACACCGATGACACTCGTCGTCACCTGGACAACCGGCGCAAACGTGCACGGACGCCGCCTCATGATCGGAGGCGACGTCGCAGAGGGCCTACGAGGATTCGCGGCGCAAGCGGCCGCTACCGCCGAGCTCGAGGGCGGTCGCACGTACGATCCGGACGAGTCGCAGGACGACACGCCTTACTTCGTTGCGGACCATGAGGAGGCGTGGGACGTCGCACTCCTTGACACAATCCGGCACGGGGACGGGCTCCCGGAGGCGAACGGCGACGATCTGAAGCGCGCCTTCACCTGCTACGCATTGGTCGTCGGAGACAGCGAAGCGCCCACCCTGTACATCCGGAAAGCTAACCCCGTGGCCCTCGCCCGGAAGCCCCTCATTGCTGGCCTGGTTGACAATACGATCAAGAAGATCACGTCACCGCTTTTCTCCTTCGATTCGAAATTCGACGTCATCGTGACCCCCGAGCAGATCTACGCGATAGATAAGAGCAACTTTGAGCGGCTGTTCAAAGAAACCGAAGCTGTCCTCGCACGCGCTGGCGAATGGGTTGACGCTCTCATCGGCGACCTCCCCATCACCGGCTCGTCACGCGACACCCTCATTGACATCGCTCGCCGCAACTCCTTCCACCGAAAGAAGATCCAGAGCATCGGCCGCCGCGCCTACATGCAGAAACTCACCCCGGCGCTCCTGCGCACCAAGATGCAAGATCACGGACTGGACGCCGACACCCTCATGCCCAACGGAGAACTGGACTTCGCCGAAGCCAACGTGCGCGACCTACTCCGACTACTAAACGAAGACCTCTTCCGCGGCGACTTCTCCGATGAGCAATTCGCCGCCAGTTCCAAACAGCTCGCGCGCAGCTGA
- a CDS encoding PH domain-containing protein — protein METAPITAWTLQNEIPIPDDVNQLLVEGEQAVAAFKTFRDSAIFTTKRLIVRDAQGVTGKKVEIYSLPYSAINMWSSENAGKLDLNAEVELWTRAGHIKIKLGRGADVRRLDSLIAWAVLHSH, from the coding sequence ATGGAAACCGCTCCGATCACCGCCTGGACCCTGCAGAACGAAATCCCGATCCCCGACGACGTCAACCAACTTCTCGTCGAAGGTGAACAGGCCGTTGCCGCGTTCAAGACGTTCCGCGACTCGGCCATCTTCACGACAAAGCGTCTGATCGTGCGTGACGCACAAGGAGTCACCGGGAAGAAAGTGGAAATCTATTCTCTGCCCTACAGTGCGATCAACATGTGGTCGTCGGAGAACGCCGGCAAGCTCGACCTCAACGCAGAGGTCGAGCTCTGGACCCGTGCAGGGCACATCAAGATCAAACTCGGTCGAGGCGCCGACGTCCGCCGCCTCGACAGCCTCATCGCGTGGGCTGTCCTGCACTCGCACTAA
- a CDS encoding FAS1-like dehydratase domain-containing protein encodes MPVNPELQGREFPPTRPYLVGREKVREFARAVFATSPINHDVEAARAAGHPDLVAPPTFPVVVQEATLAQLLSEPDAGIDFSRVVHGDQRFTFSRPVFAGDELTATLRVTSVKSLGAHSMVTAESTIVDADGAHVVTATSTLVLRGDE; translated from the coding sequence GTGCCAGTGAACCCAGAGCTGCAGGGGCGTGAGTTCCCGCCCACCCGGCCGTACCTCGTCGGGCGAGAGAAAGTACGCGAGTTCGCCCGCGCGGTCTTCGCCACCTCCCCGATCAACCACGACGTGGAAGCGGCCCGCGCTGCCGGGCATCCCGACCTGGTGGCCCCGCCGACCTTCCCGGTCGTCGTGCAGGAGGCGACCCTCGCGCAGCTGCTCTCCGAACCCGACGCGGGAATCGACTTCAGCCGCGTCGTCCACGGCGACCAGCGGTTCACCTTCTCACGCCCGGTGTTCGCCGGCGACGAGTTGACCGCGACCCTGCGGGTGACCTCCGTGAAGAGCCTCGGCGCGCACTCGATGGTCACCGCCGAGTCGACCATCGTCGACGCCGACGGCGCGCACGTGGTGACCGCCACCTCCACCCTGGTCCTACGAGGAGACGAATGA